The following are encoded together in the uncultured Sphaerochaeta sp. genome:
- a CDS encoding FAD binding domain-containing protein encodes MYEGIRSPVIHTPKTLSEFATIAHRYPQAIIWGGGTYLMSQRDYYPSEIKDGIINLDELEELKRITRNDRFVEIGAMVTASQLLYAGKLVLPEILQKTLQSQASQIVRRQTTIGGSLCVPDIRFGLSTTLSILDANAEVKYYQGGKATTHWIPIAKLYDKDGRLLLGPQKALLTRIRIGLEYGDFQRFIIVEDPIRNTDECVIVAFQATRAQNTISKVQFCTTFPNKAYHISKDLVSKLSGQTLPIHPERVNTLSYELVSELRKMHGAISELQLERARRIFESFLHELNAQTLSS; translated from the coding sequence GTGTACGAAGGCATTAGGTCTCCTGTAATCCATACACCCAAGACATTGAGCGAATTTGCAACCATAGCCCATCGCTATCCCCAAGCTATCATCTGGGGAGGTGGAACGTATCTGATGAGCCAGAGGGACTATTATCCAAGTGAAATCAAAGATGGCATCATCAATCTTGATGAGCTTGAGGAGCTCAAACGCATCACCAGAAATGATCGTTTCGTTGAAATCGGTGCAATGGTCACCGCAAGTCAGTTATTGTATGCAGGAAAATTGGTCCTCCCTGAGATTCTCCAGAAAACCCTGCAAAGCCAAGCCTCCCAGATTGTGAGGAGACAGACCACCATAGGGGGAAGTCTTTGTGTCCCCGATATTCGCTTTGGGTTGTCAACGACTCTCTCTATTCTCGACGCAAACGCCGAGGTAAAGTACTACCAAGGAGGGAAGGCAACAACCCACTGGATTCCGATTGCCAAGCTCTACGACAAAGATGGGAGGCTGTTGCTCGGCCCACAGAAAGCCCTGTTGACAAGAATTCGCATTGGACTCGAATATGGCGATTTCCAACGGTTCATTATCGTTGAAGACCCTATCCGGAATACTGACGAATGTGTTATAGTTGCGTTTCAAGCAACCCGTGCACAAAATACCATTTCCAAGGTACAGTTTTGCACGACCTTCCCAAACAAGGCCTATCATATCAGCAAGGACCTTGTTTCGAAATTGTCGGGGCAGACCCTCCCGATTCATCCAGAACGGGTCAATACGCTCTCTTATGAGCTGGTATCTGAATTAAGAAAAATGCATGGAGCGATAAGCGAACTACAGCTTGAGCGTGCCAGGAGGATCTTCGAATCCTTCCTGCACGAACTCAACGCCCAGACGCTCTCCTCTTGA
- a CDS encoding 2Fe-2S iron-sulfur cluster-binding protein yields the protein MKIECTIDGKALSLSVNSNKPLSLILMEDVGITSINSHCRGKACGNCIVLLNDEATLSCVIPAFRLREATVKTFDSYQKTRLYRDIERAYKATGNTPCPNCYASKTLIIESILQEMTNSTRNRTFGRNNLPLAGGQNDEATLDKEAIIQELSLNTCQCMDMAELLQIVEIALTYRRRKRVRRH from the coding sequence ATGAAGATAGAATGCACTATAGATGGGAAGGCACTCTCCCTCTCAGTCAACTCAAACAAGCCACTCTCACTCATTCTCATGGAAGATGTGGGGATAACCAGCATCAATAGTCATTGCAGGGGGAAGGCCTGCGGAAACTGCATCGTCCTTCTCAATGACGAGGCAACACTCTCCTGCGTCATTCCCGCATTCCGTCTCAGGGAGGCGACAGTCAAAACCTTTGACAGTTATCAGAAAACACGCCTCTACCGAGACATTGAGCGTGCCTACAAGGCTACTGGAAACACACCATGTCCCAATTGTTATGCATCCAAGACACTAATCATTGAATCCATCCTGCAAGAGATGACCAATAGCACGCGCAACCGTACATTTGGGAGGAACAACCTTCCACTTGCAGGAGGTCAAAATGATGAGGCCACCTTGGACAAGGAAGCAATTATCCAAGAACTCAGTCTGAATACATGTCAGTGCATGGATATGGCTGAACTACTACAGATTGTTGAGATAGCTCTCACCTATAGGAGGCGTAAACGTGTACGAAGGCATTAG
- the recG gene encoding ATP-dependent DNA helicase RecG, protein MEYLRNLQQPITTLSGVGPAAKTSYAELGVATFSDLLLLSPRTWEDRSQVQPLGNIKDNQMANTLVEVLSHSYFGLRSGKKRTLKIIVRDVSGQGDGRLSLLCFGRNFLEKTIRIGRIYYLYGNVSWHHGQLQCSQFELYPATEDGDFPGQFGKILPIYPLRGSLSQRLIRKNVQEILRSIQRFQEELPETMLEKYQLLSTDEAIRSYHFPPTIELLKQARRTLALTELFYLQLIARRHKGLQQRLVNQGQGIPTKLELHFMEKLPFSLTKDQMTSLKEIREDLDGELPMNRLLQGDVGSGKTLVAWISALHVLSHGAQVAFMAPTELLARQHAESAASLLGEMGIRLAFLTGSVKSKERRLLLKAIAEGEVDIIIGTHALFSAEVSFKNLAYVIIDEQHRFGVEQRLALTQKGTVPDVLLMTATPIPRTLSLTVFGNLNVSTLRTMPPGRKPVITHLVNEQSRRRMYASVGVEFKRGHQAYFVYPRIDDSGQSDLRDVISMYDFLKQTYPDVPSALIHSKLDEEQKVTILKAYQGGKLGYLVSTSVVEVGIDIPNATCMIIEHAERFGLSALHQLRGRVGRSQLQSYCFLVFSNELTDEAKQRLKVMKESSDGFYIAEQDLLIRGPGELTGTKQSGYLKLSYASLTEDLPLIEIAREEADQILASDPGFLAPSLTVIREVLRHAPPFSAEGSEA, encoded by the coding sequence ATGGAGTATTTGAGGAACCTGCAACAGCCCATCACCACCTTGAGTGGAGTGGGACCTGCTGCAAAGACCTCCTACGCTGAACTGGGAGTAGCCACCTTCAGCGACCTCTTGTTGCTCTCTCCAAGAACCTGGGAAGATAGAAGCCAGGTCCAACCCTTGGGTAACATCAAGGACAACCAGATGGCAAACACTCTGGTTGAAGTACTCTCCCACTCATACTTTGGGTTGAGAAGTGGCAAGAAAAGGACCCTCAAAATTATTGTTCGGGATGTCTCCGGCCAAGGCGATGGTCGTTTGAGCTTGCTCTGTTTTGGCCGAAACTTTCTCGAGAAGACGATTAGGATCGGGAGAATCTACTACCTCTATGGGAATGTAAGCTGGCATCATGGACAGCTGCAGTGTTCCCAGTTCGAACTCTACCCAGCTACCGAGGATGGTGACTTTCCAGGACAGTTCGGCAAGATTCTTCCCATTTATCCTCTAAGAGGATCCTTGAGCCAACGTCTGATCAGAAAGAATGTCCAGGAGATTCTGAGAAGCATACAACGCTTCCAAGAGGAATTGCCTGAAACAATGTTGGAGAAATATCAACTGCTCTCCACTGATGAGGCAATTCGTAGCTATCACTTCCCACCAACAATTGAACTCCTGAAGCAGGCACGAAGAACCCTCGCATTGACTGAACTCTTCTACCTCCAGCTGATAGCACGCAGGCACAAAGGTCTGCAACAACGACTCGTCAACCAAGGCCAGGGCATCCCTACCAAGCTTGAACTACACTTCATGGAGAAACTTCCCTTCAGTCTCACTAAAGACCAGATGACCAGTTTGAAGGAGATCAGGGAAGATCTTGATGGGGAGCTGCCGATGAACCGGCTGCTCCAAGGAGATGTCGGTAGTGGAAAAACCCTAGTAGCCTGGATCAGTGCCCTGCATGTACTCTCCCATGGCGCGCAGGTAGCGTTTATGGCTCCTACGGAGTTGTTGGCACGCCAACATGCAGAGTCAGCGGCAAGCCTGCTTGGAGAGATGGGTATCCGTCTCGCCTTCCTCACCGGTTCAGTAAAGAGCAAGGAACGGCGCCTGCTGCTCAAGGCAATTGCAGAAGGAGAGGTAGATATCATCATCGGAACCCATGCACTCTTTTCTGCCGAGGTCAGTTTCAAGAACCTAGCCTATGTAATCATCGATGAGCAGCACAGATTCGGGGTTGAACAACGGCTTGCGTTGACCCAGAAAGGCACGGTTCCTGATGTGTTGCTGATGACAGCCACCCCGATTCCCCGCACCCTCTCCCTTACCGTATTCGGAAATCTCAATGTTTCCACATTGAGAACCATGCCACCAGGAAGAAAGCCGGTGATTACCCATCTGGTCAATGAACAGAGCAGGAGGAGGATGTATGCATCGGTAGGGGTCGAGTTCAAACGCGGTCACCAGGCATACTTCGTTTACCCAAGAATAGATGACAGTGGGCAGAGTGACCTAAGGGATGTCATTTCCATGTATGATTTTCTCAAGCAAACATACCCCGATGTTCCCTCAGCCCTGATCCACAGCAAACTGGACGAGGAACAGAAAGTCACCATCCTCAAGGCCTACCAAGGGGGAAAGCTTGGGTACCTGGTCTCCACCAGTGTTGTTGAAGTCGGAATCGACATACCCAATGCAACCTGTATGATCATTGAACATGCCGAGCGATTCGGGCTCTCTGCCCTTCACCAGCTCAGGGGAAGGGTTGGCCGTTCCCAGTTGCAATCCTACTGTTTTCTCGTTTTCTCAAATGAGTTGACCGATGAAGCAAAACAACGACTCAAGGTAATGAAGGAATCGAGTGACGGCTTCTACATAGCAGAGCAAGACCTCTTGATCAGGGGACCCGGGGAATTGACAGGAACCAAGCAGTCCGGCTACCTCAAGCTCTCCTACGCGTCCCTGACGGAGGACCTCCCCCTTATTGAGATAGCACGAGAAGAAGCTGACCAGATCCTTGCCTCCGACCCAGGGTTCTTGGCCCCCTCTCTCACGGTGATCAGGGAAGTGCTTCGCCATGCTCCTCCCTTCAGCGCTGAAGGAAGTGAGGCGTAA
- the dnaE gene encoding DNA polymerase III subunit alpha, which translates to MAESEIVSTEMQSTFIHLHNHTDFSLLDGAAPIPRYMAKAKELGMKSLAITDHGNMFGALRFYYAAKDAGINPIIGCEFYSNPKDHTERPLPGGKKPNQYHLILLAMNEKGYHNLMELNSISYTEGFYFKPRIDDELLIKHNEGLICLSACLGGEILQHLLNDQYDLAKERAQWFASVFDDGRYYLEIQDHGLPEQKRTNPLLKQISDETGIPLVCTNDIHYIEKSDANAQDLLLCVGTNSKKNDPNRMRFPNQEFYMKSEQEMRNLFSWCPEAIENTVKIAERCNLEIHFPGPLLPNFEVPPEFSDTADYLRHLSNEGLRSHYDTITEELQKRLDYELDIITKMQFEGYFLIVMDYIQWAKNHDIPVGPGRGSGAGSLVAYSLGITDVDPIKYNLLFERFLNPERVSMPDFDIDFCYERRQEVINYVTEHYGTERVAQIATFGTLKAKAVVKDVARVLDIPFEESNNICKLIPDDPKMNLTKAFEQNNDLVELEKKGGVYAELFDAARRLEGLNRHTSTHAAGVVIGKENLLNYVPLYRDAKTGAISTQYSMDLIEECGLVKMDFLGLKTLTLVKHTEDLIKKKDPAFNASEIDEQDEKTFAMLGRGESNAVFQFESQGMQNILKEAKPNDIEDLVALNALYRPGPMAYIPQFINCKLGKQPITYANPELEEELKTTYGVIVYQEQVMKVAQIIAGYSLGNADILRRIMGKKKVAALEKEKVKFIEGAKALGRTEQHAIEIFEMLEPFAGYGFNKSHAVAYSVVAYQTAYLKANYPAEFWAANLTNEMGSPDKFSEYLQVAKDNGLDILPPSINYSDKHFSVVEGKIVYGLAGIKNVGEGIVELIVKEREESGPYKDLLDFLTRLETKAMNTKLLESLIKAGAFDTLGTNRPTLLENLSDAITYVQKRKEATAFGQISLFDEETEAAMETFSMREVPDWNLPEKLEMEKGLLGFYISGHPLDAFNQAIAQRVTVNTAKLEQVPFGRPVNIIAMVTGIRPFTTQKGSVMGFLQLTDKNATFDATLFPKTYEQYRDILKVDGIYGFVGKFDNSRGNDKISYLIEQILVDPNQLAPVAVSRCHIELEKSFCNNEHITQLRDLSLSYGGSCSLLLHFKEEGQESPLSIVCGREFSVRYCDELVEATKENPAILHIWFD; encoded by the coding sequence ATGGCTGAGTCTGAAATAGTGTCCACTGAGATGCAGAGTACCTTCATCCACCTGCACAACCATACCGATTTTTCCCTGCTCGATGGAGCGGCCCCAATTCCTCGCTACATGGCAAAAGCCAAAGAATTGGGGATGAAGAGCCTGGCCATCACTGACCATGGGAACATGTTCGGCGCACTTCGATTTTATTACGCTGCAAAGGATGCAGGGATCAACCCCATCATAGGGTGTGAGTTCTACAGTAATCCAAAGGATCATACAGAGCGTCCTCTTCCTGGAGGAAAAAAGCCCAACCAGTACCATCTTATCCTGCTTGCAATGAATGAGAAGGGGTACCATAACCTGATGGAACTCAACTCGATTTCTTATACTGAAGGGTTTTACTTTAAACCCCGAATCGATGATGAGTTGCTCATCAAGCATAATGAAGGCTTGATTTGCCTCTCAGCCTGCCTTGGCGGTGAGATTCTGCAACATTTGCTCAATGACCAGTATGACTTGGCTAAGGAGAGGGCCCAGTGGTTTGCCTCAGTCTTCGATGATGGACGATACTACCTGGAAATACAGGACCACGGACTACCTGAACAGAAGAGAACCAATCCATTGCTGAAACAGATCAGTGATGAGACAGGTATCCCCTTGGTTTGCACCAATGACATCCACTACATCGAAAAGAGTGATGCAAACGCGCAGGATCTCCTGCTCTGTGTTGGCACGAACTCCAAGAAAAATGACCCGAACAGGATGCGTTTCCCCAACCAGGAATTCTACATGAAGAGCGAGCAAGAGATGAGAAATCTCTTCAGTTGGTGTCCTGAGGCAATCGAGAATACCGTCAAGATTGCAGAGCGGTGCAATTTGGAAATCCACTTCCCAGGACCCCTGCTTCCAAACTTTGAAGTTCCTCCCGAGTTTAGTGATACAGCCGACTATCTTCGCCACCTCTCCAACGAAGGTTTGCGATCACACTATGACACCATCACCGAAGAACTCCAGAAACGTCTTGATTACGAACTCGATATCATCACCAAGATGCAGTTCGAAGGGTATTTCCTTATCGTCATGGACTACATCCAGTGGGCAAAGAACCACGACATCCCAGTAGGCCCAGGGCGTGGCTCCGGCGCAGGTTCTCTTGTCGCTTACTCACTGGGTATAACCGATGTCGATCCAATCAAATACAACCTGCTGTTTGAACGATTCCTCAACCCGGAACGGGTAAGTATGCCGGACTTCGATATTGACTTCTGCTACGAAAGAAGACAGGAAGTCATCAATTATGTCACCGAGCACTACGGAACCGAACGAGTTGCCCAGATTGCCACTTTCGGTACCTTGAAAGCAAAGGCTGTAGTGAAGGATGTTGCCAGGGTACTGGATATTCCTTTCGAGGAATCAAATAATATCTGCAAACTCATCCCCGATGACCCGAAGATGAATTTGACAAAAGCCTTTGAGCAGAACAACGATCTGGTAGAGCTGGAAAAGAAGGGAGGGGTCTATGCTGAACTCTTCGATGCAGCACGCCGTCTTGAGGGTTTGAACCGGCACACATCCACTCATGCGGCAGGGGTGGTCATAGGCAAGGAGAACCTACTCAACTACGTCCCACTCTACCGTGACGCAAAGACCGGAGCCATCTCCACCCAGTACTCAATGGACCTCATTGAGGAGTGTGGATTGGTAAAGATGGACTTCCTGGGTCTCAAGACACTTACCTTGGTCAAACATACTGAGGACTTGATCAAGAAAAAGGATCCCGCTTTCAATGCAAGTGAGATCGACGAGCAAGACGAAAAGACCTTTGCCATGCTTGGCAGAGGAGAGAGCAATGCAGTATTCCAGTTTGAAAGCCAAGGAATGCAGAATATCCTCAAGGAAGCAAAACCCAATGACATAGAGGATCTGGTTGCCTTGAATGCACTCTACCGACCTGGCCCAATGGCCTATATCCCGCAGTTCATCAACTGCAAACTTGGCAAACAACCCATTACCTATGCGAACCCTGAACTGGAAGAAGAACTGAAAACCACCTACGGTGTCATTGTCTATCAGGAACAGGTTATGAAGGTCGCCCAAATTATCGCTGGGTACTCTCTCGGAAACGCTGATATTCTTAGGCGTATCATGGGTAAGAAAAAAGTTGCAGCCTTGGAAAAGGAGAAGGTGAAGTTCATTGAAGGTGCAAAGGCACTTGGAAGAACTGAACAACATGCCATTGAGATATTTGAGATGCTGGAACCCTTTGCAGGCTATGGATTCAACAAGAGCCATGCGGTTGCCTACTCTGTGGTGGCCTACCAAACAGCATACTTGAAAGCAAACTACCCTGCTGAATTCTGGGCAGCCAACCTCACCAATGAGATGGGAAGTCCCGATAAGTTCAGTGAGTACTTGCAAGTTGCAAAAGACAATGGGCTGGATATCCTGCCTCCGTCGATCAACTACTCCGACAAACATTTCTCTGTTGTTGAGGGAAAGATTGTGTATGGACTCGCAGGCATAAAAAATGTTGGGGAAGGAATCGTTGAGCTTATCGTAAAGGAGAGGGAAGAGAGCGGACCCTACAAGGACTTGCTTGACTTCCTTACCCGACTGGAAACCAAGGCGATGAATACAAAACTCCTGGAGTCACTGATTAAGGCAGGGGCATTCGATACACTAGGCACCAACCGCCCCACCTTGCTTGAGAATCTCAGTGATGCCATCACCTATGTACAGAAACGAAAAGAAGCAACTGCATTTGGGCAGATTTCTCTCTTCGATGAGGAGACGGAAGCAGCCATGGAGACGTTTTCCATGCGTGAAGTGCCTGACTGGAACCTCCCTGAAAAATTGGAGATGGAAAAAGGACTACTCGGGTTCTATATCTCTGGACACCCACTCGATGCATTCAACCAGGCAATTGCACAGCGAGTGACTGTCAATACCGCAAAACTGGAACAGGTTCCCTTTGGCCGTCCGGTCAACATCATAGCCATGGTCACAGGAATCAGGCCATTCACCACCCAAAAGGGCAGTGTTATGGGATTTTTGCAGCTCACCGACAAGAATGCAACCTTCGATGCAACACTCTTCCCAAAGACCTATGAACAGTATCGTGACATCCTCAAGGTGGATGGTATCTATGGATTTGTAGGAAAGTTTGACAACTCCCGGGGTAATGACAAGATTTCTTATCTCATCGAACAGATTCTCGTTGACCCGAATCAGCTAGCCCCGGTTGCGGTAAGCAGATGCCATATTGAACTGGAGAAATCCTTCTGCAACAATGAGCATATCACACAGCTTAGGGATCTCAGCCTCTCTTATGGCGGGTCCTGTTCTCTCCTGCTCCATTTCAAGGAAGAAGGACAGGAGTCTCCCCTCAGCATTGTCTGTGGTAGGGAGTTCAGTGTTCGCTACTGTGATGAATTGGTGGAAGCAACTAAGGAAAATCCTGCTATCTTGCATATTTGGTTCGACTAA
- a CDS encoding YggT family protein: MNQTYYENGMNTLGGGNILMSIASVVASLLSFYSLLIWLRIILTWIRVPGQTQENPLAYYIGKVVDPYLSWFRGISSLRRSHIDLTPLVALAVLSVVQSMLRFYGAYGTITIGMVVALILQTLWSYLLSPVFWFLIILLGFRLFFCYKRSAKTISYITMLDSLIGGVLNWVQRIFYPKRTINDRQLVTTALVFFIVLYIATSFVLRFLMNFFGNLSF; encoded by the coding sequence ATGAACCAAACCTATTATGAAAACGGCATGAATACATTAGGAGGGGGAAATATCTTGATGAGCATTGCCTCGGTTGTTGCAAGCCTGCTCTCATTCTATTCCTTGCTGATCTGGCTCCGGATCATCCTTACCTGGATCAGGGTACCTGGACAGACACAGGAAAACCCGCTTGCCTACTACATCGGAAAGGTAGTTGATCCCTATCTCTCATGGTTTAGGGGAATATCCAGCCTCAGACGCAGTCACATCGATCTTACCCCACTGGTTGCCTTGGCAGTCTTATCTGTAGTGCAGTCAATGCTCCGCTTCTACGGAGCATATGGAACCATTACCATCGGTATGGTTGTTGCGCTGATCCTCCAGACACTCTGGTCGTATCTACTCAGTCCTGTTTTCTGGTTCTTGATCATTCTCTTGGGCTTCCGTCTCTTTTTCTGCTACAAACGTAGCGCTAAAACCATCAGCTACATCACCATGCTGGACTCCCTGATCGGTGGAGTCTTGAACTGGGTCCAAAGAATCTTTTATCCCAAACGCACGATCAACGATCGTCAGCTTGTTACCACAGCCTTGGTATTTTTTATCGTCCTCTATATTGCTACTTCCTTTGTACTCAGGTTCCTTATGAACTTCTTTGGGAATCTCTCCTTCTAA
- a CDS encoding acyl-ACP thioesterase domain-containing protein gives MEEVLYASIGTPKTRTQQMYDALITIDEQNVAHSSFATYSYETDCFTDARLAFYFQVVQEAAGTHAASRGCSIPEMHKEGKTWVITRSQMEVFRYTHWPEVLKVETWAQDPIRLHLPRIVRAFDAQGNLLFIAKTFWAILDLERGRPCRPKDMSLRIGLPPAEDTEHSVDMRLENNRHGEDEPLHRLTVHAPKITYLDTDRNLHVNNISYLTWALESLPSAFRNRCKVAGVDVSYLRQTFLEDAVVVYTESKDPDALQKDTPLLHHRIIRKEKDGRETVVWAGSTRWRKREDLR, from the coding sequence ATGGAAGAAGTACTCTACGCTTCTATCGGAACACCCAAGACAAGGACCCAACAGATGTATGATGCACTGATTACGATTGATGAACAAAACGTGGCACACAGCTCCTTCGCCACGTACAGCTATGAGACCGATTGTTTCACTGATGCTCGTCTTGCCTTCTATTTCCAGGTAGTACAGGAAGCAGCTGGAACCCATGCAGCAAGCAGGGGGTGCTCGATTCCTGAGATGCATAAAGAGGGCAAGACCTGGGTGATTACCCGAAGCCAGATGGAAGTGTTCCGCTATACTCATTGGCCCGAAGTGCTGAAGGTGGAAACTTGGGCACAGGACCCGATCAGGCTGCATCTTCCCCGTATTGTCAGGGCCTTCGATGCACAGGGGAACCTGTTGTTTATTGCCAAGACCTTTTGGGCAATCCTCGATCTGGAACGAGGCAGACCGTGCAGGCCCAAGGACATGTCCCTACGCATCGGCCTTCCTCCTGCTGAAGATACAGAACACTCAGTAGATATGCGTCTTGAGAACAATCGTCATGGGGAAGATGAACCTCTTCATCGATTGACTGTCCATGCACCCAAGATCACCTATCTCGATACTGACCGGAATCTGCATGTGAACAACATATCCTATCTCACTTGGGCCTTGGAGAGTCTTCCCTCCGCCTTCCGAAACCGCTGTAAGGTTGCGGGGGTGGACGTATCATATCTCCGACAGACCTTTCTTGAGGATGCTGTTGTCGTATACACCGAGAGCAAGGATCCTGATGCATTGCAGAAGGATACCCCCCTGTTGCACCATAGGATTATCCGAAAAGAGAAAGATGGGAGAGAGACCGTCGTTTGGGCTGGTTCCACAAGGTGGAGGAAGCGGGAAGACCTTAGATAA
- the rsmD gene encoding 16S rRNA (guanine(966)-N(2))-methyltransferase RsmD, whose amino-acid sequence MRITGGIYRGRTVACPPGVIRPAMDMMRESLFSILGSLEEKTWLDLFTGSGCVGIEAASRGARLVHLVEKDRQKKATIMDNISMVESDIKLFMADVRRFIPTAKMQYDIVYADPPFPMQGKVDLAKAVDKQKLLTPGGLFIIHYPSEEKKQWPETVGSLVCYDERKYGRSTLRFYRNTQDKDPTDV is encoded by the coding sequence ATGAGAATTACCGGAGGAATTTATCGGGGAAGGACAGTCGCATGTCCACCAGGGGTCATCAGACCAGCCATGGATATGATGAGAGAGTCTCTCTTCTCCATCCTGGGAAGTCTGGAAGAAAAAACTTGGCTGGATTTATTCACCGGCAGTGGTTGCGTCGGAATCGAGGCAGCAAGCCGGGGTGCAAGACTGGTACACTTGGTCGAGAAAGACCGACAAAAAAAGGCCACCATCATGGATAACATCAGCATGGTTGAAAGCGATATCAAGCTCTTCATGGCCGACGTACGACGTTTCATTCCTACAGCAAAAATGCAGTATGACATTGTGTATGCAGATCCTCCTTTCCCTATGCAGGGCAAGGTTGATCTGGCAAAGGCTGTTGATAAGCAGAAGCTCCTTACTCCAGGAGGGTTGTTCATCATTCACTACCCATCCGAAGAGAAGAAACAGTGGCCAGAGACGGTAGGTTCCTTGGTTTGTTATGATGAGCGTAAATATGGAAGAAGTACTCTACGCTTCTATCGGAACACCCAAGACAAGGACCCAACAGATGTATGA